In Fusarium oxysporum Fo47 chromosome XI, complete sequence, the following are encoded in one genomic region:
- a CDS encoding Glyoxalase/Bleomycin resistance protein/Dihydroxybiphenyl dioxygenase: MATKTQNSTPASDIVRPAALCHFVLRTRPENYDKMVDWYVRFLGGWTTHAAKGITFIGYDEEHHRIGIVPRADAVPRPTDNRPIVGLGHVAFGYKDLADLATCYEQKKAAGIHPVWTVNHGPTTSLYYRDPDGNEVETQVDNFDTVEDTIAFMEGAEFGENPMGVDFDPDEFVKRVRSGEDERSIKKRPNIGPRTTR; this comes from the coding sequence ATGGCTACCAAGACACAGAACAGCACACCAGCCTCCGATATTGTCAGGCCGGCCGCCCTGTGCCATTTCGTACTGCGGACCAGACCTGAAAACTATGATAAGATGGTCGACTGGTACGTTAGATTTCTAGGAGGTTGGACCACACACGCAGCAAAGGGTATCACCTTCATTGGATATGATGAAGAGCATCACCGCATTGGGATCGTCCCACGAGCCGATGCCGTTCCACGCCCAACAGACAACCGTCCTATTGTGGGCCTGGGCCATGTCGCGTTTGGCTATAAGGACCTGGCCGACTTGGCCACGTGCTACGAGCAGAAGAAAGCGGCAGGAATCCACCCAGTCTGGACCGTCAACCACGGCCCAACGACGAGTCTATACTATAGAGATCCGGATGGAAATGAGGTCGAAACCCAGGTCGACAACTTTGACACTGTCGAGGATACTATTGCCTTCATGGAGGGGGCCGAGTTTGGGGAGAACCCAATGGGGGTGGATTTTGATCCCGACGAGTTTGTGAAACGTGTGCGGAGCGGTGAAGATGAGCGCTCCATCAAGAAGCGACCAAACATTGGCCCGAGAACCACGAGGTGA
- a CDS encoding cytochrome P450, whose protein sequence is MAQELMSGNNRFLLMPYGDRWRGIRKIMHQVLNSRQADKFQVYQDIESRRLLHAYLRHPDKWYLANQQFANSVILSVVLGRTSDMNDPTLAELLATTQVFLRNIKPGANLVDMFHWLARLPKWMQWWRPYGLALFERSKAVYFRELDLLKKKMEDGTAEPCFAIDYMQAKGEINTNDLETIFVFGTLMEAGSDTSRVAISQGIAAAAIYGDWVKRAREELDAVCGDAERLPELSDRDRLPYLSAVTKEILRWRPFIQSGTGRELIQDDEYEGYKFPAGTVFTWNPWAIALNPNEYEDPLTFKPERFLNENLRSPLKGHWAFGAGRRACVGYNVGDTNVWIATARLIYCFDFEQVPDAPIDTFYTIWEAHDKPAFPVKIKCRSQKHAQLIENMYARQTG, encoded by the exons ATGGCTCAGGAGCTGATGTCGGGAAACAATCGGTTCCTGCTCATGCCGTATGGCGATAGGTGGCGTGGCATCCGCAAGATCATGCATCAAGTCCTGAACTCGCGCCAAGCCGACAAGTTCCAGGTATACCAGGATATTGAGTCGCGGCGTTTGTTGCATGCCTATCTTCGCCATCCTGACAAGTGGTACCTTGCAAACCAGCAATTTGCAAATTCGGTCATCCTCTCCGTCGTCCTGGGACGAACGTCAGATATGAACGACCCCACGTTAGCCGAGCTGCTCGCGACCACACAGGTTTTTTTGCGGAACATTAAGCCAGGAGCGAATCTAGTCGACATGTTTCACTGGTTGGCGAGACTCCCGAAGTGGATGCAGTGGTGGCGCCCATACGGCCTCGCCCTGTTCGAAAGGTCCAAAGC CGTGTATTTTCGAGAGCTAGATCTCcttaagaagaagatggaggacGGGACCGCCGAGCCATGTTTCGCAATCGACTACATGCAGGCAAAGGGCGAAATCAATACCAATGACCTCGAAACGATATTTGTGTTCGGCACTCTCATGGAAGCAGGTAGCGATACGTCCCGCGTGGCGATCAGCCAGGGCATTGCGGCAGCTGCCATCTACGGCGACTGGGTCAAGAGGGCCAGAGAAGAACTAGATGCGGTATGCGGTGACGCTGAACGATTACCAGAGTTGAGTGACCGTGATCGGCTACCATACCTGTCTGCCGTCACCAAAGAGATTCTCAGATGGAGACCTTTTATCCAATCTGGTACAGGCCGAGAGCTGATCCAAGATGATGAGTACGAGGGCTACAAGTTCCCGGCCGGTACCGTCTTCACCTGGAACCCGTGGGCTATCGCTTTGAACCCCAACGAATACGAGGACCCTCTTACTTTCAAGCCGGAAAGATTCCTGAATGAGAATCTCAGAAGCCCTCTGAAGGGCCACTGGGCCTTTGGAGCAG GTCGGCGTGCGTGCGTTGGATACAACGTTGGAGATACGAATGTGTGGATCGCCACAGCTCGACTGATCTATTGCTTTGATTTTGAACAGGTTCCG GATGCGCCGATCGACACGTTCTACACCATCTGGGAAGCCCACGACAAGCCTGCGTTCCCCGTCAAAATCAAATGTCGCAGTCAAAAGCACGCCCAGCTTATCGAAAATATGTATGCGAGGCAGACAGGCTGA
- a CDS encoding aspartic peptidase domain-containing protein, with protein sequence MEAIYQVQRQFRLDRGLNRISVKRNPHYQPHGTKSYVHLLNRFGFKPTKPGPYFQDRQIQRRGLAHPRFHAAVGGRVYQTKILRKKVGTDGTLDAGGTRIGEVTAEDVPFDSMYLCEVSIGTPPQKFNLNFDTGSADLWVSIPNKVLKQGVKNTDQKGHNVFNPLSSSSFNELTDKTWKTSYGDGSSASRDCGSDDITIGDPADTPVVNMINQHNIPEAAELFTSAFYSQRDANSPESFYTFGVIDTDLVARSGEEISVSVKGKIINLSGNKAIADTGTTLVLVSDEVCEALYNAIPEARYSPTQQGYVFPRSTKVEDLPEFKVAIGDKQFVIQPQDLVFAPADKDNWYGGLQSRGNLPFDIFGDAFLKSVYAIWDQGNKRFGVVPKIEETQNLDPTPIA encoded by the exons ATGGAAGCTATCTATCAAGTTCAACGCCAATTCAGACTCGACCGTGGCCTGAATAGGATCAGCGTCAAGCGAAACCCGCACTACCAGCCACATGGCACCAAATCCTACGTTCACCTTCTCAACCGCTTTGGATTTAAACCTACTAAACCCGGACCGTACTTCCAAGATCGTCAAATCCAACGACGTGGACTCGCTCACCCTAGATTTCATGCTGCCGTGGGCGGACGTGTCTATCAGACCAAGATTCTTCGAAAGAAGGTAGGTACCGATGGAACTCTAGATGCCGGCGGAACTCGAATTGGAGAGGTTACGGCTGAAGACGTGCCGTTTGATTCCATGTACTTATGCGAGGTGTCAATTGGCACACCTCCTCAGAAGTTCAATTTGAACTTTGACACTGGATCCGCAGACCTTTGGGTAAGCATTCCTAATAAGGTACTAAAGCAGGGAGTGAAAAATACTGACCAG AAAGGTCACAATGTCTTTAATCCtttatcctcctcctcgttcAATGAGCTCACCGATAAGACGTGGAAAACCTCCTATGGAGATGGGAGCTCAGCATCTAGAGATTGCGGCTCAGATGATATTACTATCGGTG ACCCTGCAGACACTCCTGTTGTTAACATGATCAATCAACATAATATTCCCGAGGCAGCTGAGCTCTTTACCTCGGCGTTTTACAGCCAGCGGGATGCTAATTCGCCTGAGTCATTCTATACTTTTGGCGTTATTGATACTGATCTTGTCGCGAGATCCGGAGAGGAAATTTC TGTCTCTGTGAAGGGCAAAATCATCAACCTTTCCGGTAACAAGGCCATTGCAGACACTGGTACAACTCTAGTCTTGGTTTCTGACGAGGTATGCGAGGCGCTGTATAATGCAATCCCTGAGGCGCGCTATAGCCCGACCCAACAGGGCTATGTCTTCCCGAGAAGCACAAAGGTAGAAGACCTTCCAGAATTTAAGGTGGCGATTGGGGATAAGCAGTTTGTTATCCAGCCCCAGGATTTGGTGTTTGCACCTGCAGACAAAGACAACTGGTACGGTGGACTTCAGTCGAGGGGCAACTTGCCATTTGATATTTTTGGTGACGCTTTTCTGAAGTCGGTTTACGCG ATTTGGGACCAAGGCAACAAACGATTTGGAGTCGTTCCAAAAATTGAAGAAACTCAGAATTTGGACCCTACGCCTATCGCATAG
- a CDS encoding regulator of G protein signaling domain-containing protein: MHQSSLHLLRMGDDGRPFDKDFKDIFSTLIVSLLPLSAHRVRLTKVEYTFLSQNAISNLMYLKFTQSNRLPDPKDSSRIINTTTAITFSMSKEVARSICQCFVDARLIESADATRLVLLERDLETDKLHYDQGTIEIVFRRLIGADSCNAMSSMAAADSSSILEYRDSITEVKPSADLKANGKIYNDTFPGKAIIDWLMNYTTIMEEREAVAVATRFMDYNLIDRVTKDRAYTFQNPAAGNNIFHFSKHAFYQLTQRSKRLINGSSSPRQSPEREHYTSYQRNSIFMDSNTQRLDKILTDPSVRLLFREQSRDTYCEENLTFYQDVDEFIRNSKAATRAARKELNMTTKAGIDDSIAQAYRIYHAFLASGSPCELNIDHQLRNSLTTRMSKAVSQDATIIDTVEEVIFLFEEAQEVVFKLMASVSVF, from the exons ATGCATCAGTCATCGTTGCATTTGCTTCGTATGGGAGATGATGGCCGACCGTTCGATAAG GACTTTAAAGATATCTTCTCCACGCTCATTGTCAGCCTTCTCCCTCTCTCGGCCCACCGTGTCCGGTTGACAAAGGTTGAGTACACTTTCCTCTCCCAAAACGCCATCAGCAACCTTATGTATCTCAAATTCACTCAATCCAATCGCCTACCCGATCCTAAGGATTCTTCTCGTATTATCAACACAACCACCGCCATCACATTCTCAATGTCTAAGGAAGTGGCCCGCTCTATCTGTCAATGCTTCGTTGACGCCCGGCTTATTGAATCGGCCGATG CGACGCggcttgttctccttgaacGAGACTTAGAAACTGACAAACTTCACTATGATCAAGGCACTATTGAGATCGTCTTTCGTCGACTCATCGGTGCCGATAGCTGTAATGCTATGTCAAGCATGGCAGCTGCTGATTCAAGCTCGATACTCGAATATAGGGACAGTATCACTGAGGTCAAGCCTTCTGCTGACCTCAAGGCCAATGGAAAAATCTACAACGATACTTTCCCCGGCAAGGCTATAATCGACTGGCTAATGAACTATACCACCATTATGGAAGAGCGCGAAGCCGTTGCGGTTGCCACTCGTTTCATGGACTACAACCTAATAGATCGTGTGACCAAGGATAGGGCATATACTTTCCAGAACCCAGCCGCTGGGAACAATATCTTCCATTTCAGCAAGCATGCTTTCTATCAATTAACGCAACGATCAAAGCGCCTCATCAATGGCTCAAGTTCACCACGACAGTCTCCAGAGAGGGAGCACTATACTAGCTACCAAAGGAACAGTATCTTCATGGATTCCAACACGCAACGGCTTGACAAAATCCTGACAGATCCGTCAGTGCGACTTCTCTTTCGCGAGCAATCCCGAGACACATATTGCGAGGAAAACCTGACATTCTACCAAGACGTGGATGAGTTCATACGGAATAGTAAGGCGGCTACGCGCGCTGCCCGCAAGGAACTCAATATGACGACAAAGGCCGGCATCGATGATAGTATAGCTCAAGCCTATAGAATCTATCATGCTTTCCTTGCTTCTGGCTCACCTTGCGAGCTTAATATTGACCACCAGCTGCGAAACAGTCTTACAACGCGGATGAGTAAGGCTGTAAGTCAGGACGCTACCATAATCGacactgttgaagaagtgaTATTCTTATTCGAGGAAGCTCAAGAGGTTGTATTTAAATTAATGGCCAGTGTAAGTGTGTTTTAA
- a CDS encoding FAD-binding monooxygenase, producing MATADTPPAAVVIVGGGPVGLLLALMLAQKGIRSAVLEKDEALNQSPRAVAFSGPVHHVFQEVGIYDTILQDAAQTPGFCWRKVAEDDGRGGKRLGEKVAEWRPGEPNEAGVYNPGDYVLQYPQDKIGQMLLDRCLETSLVTFHFGTELYAIDESKGGVSARAKSKKGNLEVRGQYLVGCDGGRSVVRRLMGVKMFGHSWSERFMTTDIVRTPPVVEEVNIDYIVNPDYWAITTPLERATPGKRTLWRYSMTITNDDIPDDEAIKPGFVNEMLLKHLDGPRPADFEVLRVNLYRMHQLLASTMFRNRLLLAGDAAHLTNPIGGLGLCTGMLDADALAQAFDLALNRYACEPKVQEECFRAYSAARRRVFQTVVHPMSSACKTRLQCGNPDEIAEEDWYMRTFRRGNKSEIDKMHDGLINHWRTNLAVELMNIKEPACNTVLS from the coding sequence ATGGCTACAGCTGACACCCCCCCGGCGGCGGTGGTTATCGTTGGAGGTGGGCCAGTGGGCCTGCTCCTAGCTCTCATGCTTGCTCAGAAGGGCATACGATCTGCTGTCCTGGAGAAGGACGAAGCACTGAACCAGTCCCCCAGGGCGGTTGCTTTCTCTGGCCCAGtccatcatgtctttcaAGAGGTCGGGATATACGACACCATACTGCAAGACGCTGCGCAGACGCCGGGATTCTGCTGGCGCAAGGTTGCCGAGGACGACGGTCGGGGGGGTAAAAGGCTGGGCGAGAAAGTGGCTGAGTGGCGTCCCGGAGAGCCAAACGAAGCCGGAGTTTACAATCCTGGAGACTACGTCCTCCAGTATCCCCAGGACAAAATCGGCCAAATGCTTCTGGATCGATGTTTGGAGACGAGCCTAGTGACGTTCCACTTCGGAACAGAGCTATATGCCATCGATGAGAGCAAGGGCGGGGTTTCGGCCCGTGCGAAGTCAAAGAAAGGTAACTTGGAGGTTAGGGGACAGTATCTCGTCGGATGTGATGGAGGTCGGTCGGTGGTTCGCCGGTTGATGGGTGTCAAGATGTTCGGACACTCCTGGTCGGAACGATTCATGACAACCGACATTGTGCGCACACCTCCCGTGGTCGAGGAGGTAAACATCGATTACATCGTCAACCCGGACTACTGGGCCATAACAACCCCGCTTGAGCGTGCCACGCCGGGAAAGCGCACACTATGGCGCTACAGCATGACAATCACGAACGACGACATTCCTGACgacgaggccatcaagcCGGGCTTTGTCAACGAGATGCTCTTGAAGCACCTGGATGGGCCCCGCCCTGCAGATTTCGAGGTTCTGAGAGTGAACCTTTACCGAATGCACCAACTTCTTGCTAGCACCATGTTCCGCAACAGGCTCCTACTTGCCGGCGACGCGGCTCATCTCACCAACCCGATTGGCGGCCTGGGCCTCTGCACTGGGATGTTGGACGCGGATGCGCTTGCACAAGCCTTCGACCTTGCGCTGAACCGCTACGCCTGCGAGCCAAAGGTTCAAGAGGAATGCTTCAGGGCTTACTCCGCTGCGCGACGTCGAGTCTTCCAGACTGTCGTTCATCCCATGAGTTCCGCGTGCAAGACACGTCTTCAGTGTGGAAACCCTGACGAGATCGCGGAGGAGGACTGGTACATGCGCACCTTTCGCAGAGGGAACAAAAGTGAAATTGACAAAATGCACGACGGCCTTATTAATCACTGGAGAACTAACTTGGCGGTAGAGTTGATGAATATTAAGGAACCAGCCTGTAATACAGTTCTATCTTAG